The sequence below is a genomic window from Gammaproteobacteria bacterium.
TTCAACGGCGGGCTCGGGCTCGGCGACGGGCTCGGGTTCTGGTTCTGGTTCGAAAACCGGTTCCAGCTTGGCTTCTAGTTCAGCCTCTATCTTCTGCGTGGTCGTCTCTACAATTTCCGTGCCTTTTTCCACGGCCTCATCGACGAAACCTTTCTCCCATGCAAAATAACCGCCGCCCCCCAATAATCCCAAAACGATCAACCAGACCAGCCATTTGTAAGATCGTGGTTCTCTCGGTTCCCCGGGAAACCGAACTTCGGCAACACGCGCTACCGGTTCCTGAGCCGGCGCTGGTTCTGCTTGCTCCGCATTCCGTTCATACCTGGCTTCACGTTCCTTGACATCGATAACTATCAGGGTCGTATTATCCTGGTTAATCTTGTTGGCATCCTCTACCGCTTTCAACAGCGCGTAAACACATTCCTTTGCAGTCGAGGACCAGGAGGAGTACTGGATAATGGCTCCGGCTCCCAGGGTATCTAGCCCATCACTTGCCACGATAACGCGATCACCGGGTCGAAGTTTGATCGGGGTTTCAGAGACATCGATGCTGCTGATTTCTTCTCCGGTCATTGCGCTCATCAACATGTTGCGCGACATACCCGCCTGCTCGTCGATTTCCATGCCCTGCTCTTTCATCATGTCGAGGTAGGCACCGTAACTGTGATCGGCATTTTGCTTGATCAACTCGCGGTCACGAATCAGGTAGAGATGACTATCGCCGACGCTGACCCAGTAAAGATTACTATCCTGCACGTAGGCGGTAACCATGGTGCAGCCCATGCCACGTAATGCCGGGGTTTCCTTTACCGAAGCCCGGATCTGATCGTTGGAGCGATTGAGCGCGTCGGTGAGAACCTCGGCAACCTCGGTGGTGGGAAAACTTCCTTGAAATGTCTTGTTGAAAGTTGCAACCACCATATTGCTGGCGACATTACCCGCCGCATGGCCGCCCATGCCGTCGGCCATGATTATGAGTGAACATATATCGCCATTATCAGCTTCGCCCAGCTGATTGACCATGTAAGCGTCTTCCTGATAGTCGCGTGCACCATCGATCTGATCGCTGGCAATATCGAATTCAACTTTCATATTGTGATTATGGTTATCGTGTATCGCGCAATCGCAATTAGGAATATAGCAGTATAGTTAAATTTAATTCTAGTTTATCGATGATAACTCCATAA
It includes:
- a CDS encoding SUMF1/EgtB/PvdO family nonheme iron enzyme, producing MKVEFDIASDQIDGARDYQEDAYMVNQLGEADNGDICSLIIMADGMGGHAAGNVASNMVVATFNKTFQGSFPTTEVAEVLTDALNRSNDQIRASVKETPALRGMGCTMVTAYVQDSNLYWVSVGDSHLYLIRDRELIKQNADHSYGAYLDMMKEQGMEIDEQAGMSRNMLMSAMTGEEISSIDVSETPIKLRPGDRVIVASDGLDTLGAGAIIQYSSWSSTAKECVYALLKAVEDANKINQDNTTLIVIDVKEREARYERNAEQAEPAPAQEPVARVAEVRFPGEPREPRSYKWLVWLIVLGLLGGGGYFAWEKGFVDEAVEKGTEIVETTTQKIEAELEAKLEPVFEPEPEPEPVAEPEPAVEPEPKPVYVDKADVFRDRLKSGGHGPTMIKIPAGRFRMGGASSLVAQDEVPRHQVNVASFMVSVYEITFAEYYRFASATGRKKPKSNGWDIKTHPVINVSWDDANAYTRWLAKETGKKYRLLSEAEWEYAGRAGTTSSFWWGLKPGAGNAHCFDCKSDFSTSKPAKVGTYKSNAFGLYDTAGNVFEWVHDCYHSNYNDAPADGSVWEGGDCNVRVVRGGAYGSPASSMRVENREKFKSEKGHYNVGIRVARDL